From a region of the Paenibacillus lutimineralis genome:
- a CDS encoding PTS sugar transporter subunit IIC yields the protein MKKSPDNQISEKLTKFSGKLQTNKWINALSSSLMATMPILMVGALCSLIRGLPIGDAYTEFLSSSGLSAVLSVGVATCNLIALFFICALGFNLGKALEQKPFNTIIIALMSFLLVTPLSTTVTDPETGEFLAEALDVIPIKWLGAEGLFTAILIGYASIILYSFLVNKKITIRMPESVPPIVSQPFEAIIPAIIVAALFLTVQGLFGLTSFDNLHQFIFSVVQLPLASLGNGFGAFIIAMLFSCLLWVFGIHGSMVVLSIMLPIWMPAAIQNMTAFSTGAALPYDLTFALYLMIMQFLGGDGCLIGLTLTMPIFAKSQRYKALGKVAVVPGIFNIIEPIVFGFPIMFNPIMAIPFIATPILLMSVTYALIKIGFFGNSGVADDRTNDPRTDHWLPGWRGVKVWLMDARDGRDILLDLSAIL from the coding sequence ATGAAAAAAAGTCCAGACAACCAAATTTCTGAAAAGCTAACCAAGTTTTCTGGAAAACTTCAGACAAACAAGTGGATAAATGCTCTTTCGTCTTCTCTGATGGCAACAATGCCCATACTCATGGTGGGTGCGTTGTGTTCATTAATCCGAGGTCTGCCCATAGGGGACGCGTATACCGAATTCCTTTCGAGCTCTGGCCTATCGGCAGTGTTAAGTGTCGGTGTTGCTACTTGCAACCTGATCGCACTGTTCTTCATCTGCGCTTTGGGTTTTAACCTTGGGAAGGCGCTCGAACAAAAGCCGTTTAATACAATAATCATCGCGCTCATGTCATTTTTGCTTGTGACCCCTCTGAGCACCACGGTTACTGACCCTGAAACCGGTGAATTTCTTGCCGAAGCGTTAGATGTGATTCCCATCAAGTGGCTCGGTGCTGAGGGCCTTTTCACAGCCATCTTGATTGGTTATGCGTCAATAATCTTATATTCGTTCCTTGTCAACAAAAAAATCACAATTAGAATGCCTGAATCTGTCCCACCCATCGTTTCGCAGCCGTTTGAGGCGATTATACCTGCAATCATTGTTGCTGCATTGTTCCTTACTGTACAGGGCCTGTTCGGACTTACCTCCTTCGACAACCTGCATCAGTTCATCTTTTCAGTCGTTCAACTTCCGCTCGCCTCACTTGGCAACGGGTTCGGCGCGTTCATCATTGCGATGTTATTCTCCTGTTTGTTGTGGGTGTTCGGTATTCACGGTTCAATGGTTGTTTTATCAATCATGCTGCCAATCTGGATGCCCGCAGCCATCCAAAACATGACGGCCTTCTCGACTGGAGCGGCACTTCCATACGATTTGACCTTCGCTTTATATCTAATGATCATGCAGTTCCTTGGGGGCGACGGATGTCTGATAGGCCTCACCCTTACTATGCCAATCTTTGCAAAGTCGCAACGCTACAAGGCGCTCGGCAAGGTTGCAGTGGTACCCGGAATATTCAACATTATTGAACCCATAGTATTCGGATTCCCAATTATGTTCAACCCGATTATGGCGATCCCCTTTATTGCTACTCCAATTTTGCTGATGAGTGTAACCTATGCGCTTATTAAAATCGGTTTTTTTGGTAACTCCGGCGTTGCTGATGACCGTACCAACGATCCCCGGACCGATCATTGGCTTCCTGGTTGGAGGGGGGTTAAAGTTTGGCTTATGGATGCTCGTGATGGTCGTGATATCCTGCTTGATCTATCTGCCATTCTTTAA
- the ptsP gene encoding phosphoenolpyruvate--protein phosphotransferase, with translation MKGLNFMNKGIGASNGYAVGTAYVIASLKQVHFDAKAKDIEQETERLNDAIQQSIVQVRKIAEKSSSNLDTKYVAIINSHLNFLNDPSFTGEAFRKIKEESISAERAISDITQQLYDIFSEFEDEFTKERAEDIRDVGERVLQNLLGVQPDVRFDDLPPNTILFAHDLKPSDTAQIDKSKVIAFVTETGGKTSHTAIIAKALGIAAVVGCSGVLQHVQSGDPVIVDGFSGEVMVSPDESALQKYCLLADEYHKHVDGLAHTAHKKVVAKDGRPICVAANIGNLEDLAKALKNGADGVGLFRTELLYMERTQMPSEEEQFVIYKEAAEMLEGKPLTIRTLDVGGDKSLPYLKIPKEDNPFLGLRAIRLCLREPDIFKTQLRAILRASQYGNIHIMFPMISCMEELKKAKHLLEVCRQELDRENIRYDRFIKVGMMIELPAAAITADDFAKEVDFFSIGTNDLTQYTLAVDRMNESISALYDSMHPAVLKLIRMTIDAAHRASIPCCMCGELASDERAAALLLEYGLDEFSVSLGAIAETKSILLKSITT, from the coding sequence ATGAAAGGATTGAACTTCATGAATAAAGGAATCGGAGCCTCGAACGGATATGCAGTTGGAACAGCATATGTCATAGCTTCTTTGAAACAGGTGCATTTCGATGCTAAGGCGAAAGACATAGAGCAGGAAACGGAACGTCTGAATGACGCCATTCAACAGTCAATCGTACAAGTGCGAAAAATTGCGGAAAAGTCCAGCAGCAATCTTGACACAAAATACGTCGCGATCATTAACAGTCATCTGAACTTTCTCAACGACCCCTCTTTTACAGGGGAAGCGTTCCGTAAAATCAAAGAAGAATCGATATCTGCCGAACGCGCGATTTCAGATATTACTCAACAGCTTTACGATATTTTTTCGGAATTTGAAGATGAATTTACAAAAGAACGGGCCGAAGATATCAGGGATGTGGGCGAAAGGGTTCTTCAAAATCTGCTCGGGGTGCAACCGGATGTCCGCTTTGATGATCTTCCACCCAATACCATTCTGTTTGCCCACGACTTAAAACCTTCCGACACGGCGCAGATTGATAAAAGCAAAGTCATCGCTTTTGTTACCGAAACAGGGGGGAAGACCTCTCATACGGCAATTATTGCTAAAGCGCTTGGGATTGCCGCGGTTGTGGGGTGCAGCGGTGTGCTACAGCATGTGCAATCTGGAGACCCCGTTATCGTGGACGGATTTTCCGGCGAAGTGATGGTTTCACCCGACGAATCCGCCTTGCAAAAATACTGCCTTCTGGCGGATGAATACCATAAGCACGTGGATGGCCTTGCGCATACTGCACATAAAAAAGTCGTTGCCAAGGATGGAAGACCAATCTGTGTAGCGGCAAACATTGGCAATCTCGAGGATCTGGCAAAAGCGCTCAAAAACGGCGCGGACGGCGTCGGGCTTTTTCGAACGGAACTTTTATATATGGAACGGACACAGATGCCCTCAGAGGAAGAACAGTTCGTCATTTACAAGGAAGCGGCGGAAATGTTGGAAGGAAAACCGCTCACCATACGGACGCTCGACGTCGGCGGCGACAAAAGCCTCCCCTATCTGAAAATTCCAAAGGAGGACAACCCGTTTTTAGGGCTTAGGGCCATTCGCCTATGCCTGCGGGAACCAGATATTTTCAAAACGCAGCTTCGCGCGATCCTGCGCGCTTCCCAATACGGGAACATTCATATCATGTTCCCTATGATCAGCTGCATGGAGGAGCTAAAAAAAGCAAAACACCTGCTGGAAGTCTGCCGGCAGGAGCTTGACCGGGAAAATATCCGTTATGATCGTTTTATCAAGGTCGGTATGATGATTGAACTTCCAGCGGCGGCTATCACCGCGGATGATTTTGCTAAAGAAGTCGACTTTTTCAGTATCGGCACAAACGATCTAACCCAATACACGCTGGCGGTTGACCGGATGAATGAAAGCATCTCTGCACTTTACGATTCCATGCACCCCGCGGTGCTTAAGTTGATCCGGATGACGATTGACGCAGCCCATCGAGCTTCGATTCCGTGCTGCATGTGTGGGGAGCTCGCTTCCGACGAAAGAGCGGCCGCCCTCCTTCTGGAATACGGCTTAGATGAATTTTCCGTAAGTCTCGGGGCGATTGCGGAAACAAAGAGCATTTTACTGAAATCTATCACAACCTGA
- a CDS encoding AAA family ATPase: MIPWKMWFSGIRDYPATVMDLSGQMDHVLITGPNGAGKSTITYCMGAALYSSKVDIEGLRSRNLQADESWKAHIRLLFRNEGSDRLDAPDYIEFLLRIYQDPGQPVKKEFFIASGDDPDQWENTVRYTSGDRQYNFSAYKKDLQYKYKIDPDMFYLIWYQQEVNQFAVMDPQERFRIFAEMHGIDRAQQSWEESMEKLKETQETLRTSETNVLHKKQLLSIQSTALKRYEENRSRLLEGGQLYSRSLLQLEDYYRREEAQLQGQIEQLELGIDIQRDNMDELEIREAEVLEQLNAQGEQINLAEQELTRNEETLQQLTDDMKETSTAVNELESELQLVSKEKERIRRTEDEVKQQLVQTKHQLSEAIREKELREQELQKCGDSRDQCTKLISRLEVEIDQDRQQEIKHKERLTQYKSSHYIQECLNQLDSSIQREKDQLHGQRQEIGQLEEELRRLEQAQDWSVRQMESLEFFRVKRVQAFTLSELVELDVSAQLKWEERFNAIKYTIFFDGIISEPPNDLYHVPLRKVVPDRSITELPNLHLKVKEGLREEWIPYAMKALWWIEQFFIGGVFQVEHSVLIDPMGIRGSQEKGRYILSERALQLRKEKLTQQIHDLKLRSEELKGQIEQNTHEYQTLSSMIQRVRESEAFMTQEYERTERIRKLNDENARVNKLKDRIRQLEQERIQYNQEEVRLRHLEQELQYESDFYVQLGQLKDKYEALNEIQRYLDSLKAQIEKLQDQLEQEEEQLHRLGRGKKKIERELQDVQDQKVQKERNLGHMSRQLDNTRDKWNVVQQELIGGIQEIQDLKRLIPDIYNEVVATYTSNLAESALSKRTTSELQQDKEKGKIQFDFARQEPGIDPAAPDNYRVVQEEYERLQNEYNRTKVLFEEDQIRTDELKNALETTINMRVLEIRQRFSSYMSLFQFEGEIDWESYEDRKQRTHFNLFIKARKEGHRGALEDVSVKARGGKVGKGVSGGEESLSSLLFALALLQNLQTAPGFIVLDEFDSALDEQRKLKVFDLYVRELKRKLIILTPKSHEPSYLERFDKAYIVHHDPTVPRSKVTGIVRRGK, translated from the coding sequence ATGATACCTTGGAAAATGTGGTTCAGTGGTATTCGCGACTATCCCGCAACAGTGATGGATCTATCGGGTCAAATGGACCATGTTCTGATTACAGGGCCTAACGGGGCGGGCAAATCGACAATTACCTATTGCATGGGAGCGGCGCTGTATTCATCCAAGGTTGATATTGAGGGGCTCAGATCTCGTAATCTGCAAGCGGACGAGTCGTGGAAGGCACATATTCGTCTCCTGTTCAGAAATGAAGGCAGTGATCGGCTTGATGCCCCTGACTATATTGAATTTTTACTGCGTATTTACCAGGACCCGGGACAACCGGTCAAGAAAGAGTTCTTCATTGCCTCCGGCGACGATCCCGATCAATGGGAGAACACAGTTCGTTATACATCCGGAGATCGCCAATATAACTTCTCAGCCTATAAGAAGGATCTGCAGTATAAATACAAAATTGACCCGGACATGTTCTATTTAATATGGTACCAGCAGGAAGTAAATCAATTTGCCGTTATGGACCCTCAGGAGCGGTTTCGGATTTTTGCTGAGATGCACGGAATTGACCGGGCGCAGCAGAGCTGGGAAGAGAGTATGGAGAAACTGAAGGAGACGCAGGAAACGCTGCGTACTTCTGAGACAAATGTTCTGCACAAGAAGCAGTTGCTTAGTATTCAAAGCACTGCGTTGAAGCGTTATGAGGAGAACCGAAGCCGCCTGCTGGAAGGCGGACAATTATATTCACGGTCATTGCTTCAGCTTGAAGATTATTATCGGCGGGAAGAAGCACAGCTGCAAGGACAGATCGAACAGTTGGAGCTGGGCATCGATATTCAACGGGACAACATGGATGAATTGGAGATACGTGAGGCTGAGGTGTTGGAGCAGCTGAATGCACAGGGAGAGCAAATCAATCTGGCTGAGCAAGAACTCACCCGAAATGAGGAAACGTTGCAGCAACTAACGGATGATATGAAGGAGACGTCGACAGCTGTGAACGAGCTGGAGAGTGAACTGCAACTTGTAAGCAAGGAGAAGGAACGTATCCGCCGTACGGAGGATGAAGTGAAGCAGCAACTGGTGCAGACTAAGCACCAATTAAGCGAAGCCATTCGCGAGAAAGAGTTGCGGGAGCAGGAACTGCAGAAATGCGGTGATTCAAGAGATCAATGCACGAAGCTAATCTCCAGATTAGAGGTAGAGATAGATCAGGACAGACAGCAGGAGATTAAGCATAAGGAGCGGCTCACTCAATATAAGAGTAGTCATTATATTCAGGAATGTTTGAATCAGCTTGATAGCTCTATACAGAGGGAAAAGGATCAATTGCATGGTCAACGGCAGGAAATTGGTCAATTAGAGGAAGAACTCCGCCGCCTAGAGCAAGCTCAAGACTGGTCGGTACGACAGATGGAGTCTCTGGAATTTTTTCGCGTAAAAAGGGTACAGGCATTCACGCTAAGCGAGCTGGTTGAACTGGATGTGTCGGCTCAATTGAAATGGGAAGAGAGATTCAATGCGATTAAATATACGATTTTCTTCGATGGAATTATATCCGAGCCGCCAAATGATCTATATCATGTTCCGCTGCGTAAAGTGGTCCCGGACCGTTCAATTACTGAATTACCGAATCTACATTTGAAGGTCAAGGAAGGCTTGAGAGAAGAGTGGATTCCTTATGCGATGAAGGCATTATGGTGGATTGAGCAATTTTTCATAGGTGGAGTGTTCCAGGTTGAGCACAGCGTGCTGATTGATCCGATGGGGATTCGTGGATCGCAGGAGAAGGGGCGTTATATTCTAAGTGAACGGGCATTGCAACTTCGCAAAGAGAAGCTTACGCAGCAGATCCATGATCTGAAGTTGCGGAGCGAAGAACTCAAGGGACAAATTGAGCAAAATACACATGAATATCAGACTCTAAGTAGTATGATTCAGAGGGTGCGCGAATCAGAAGCCTTCATGACTCAAGAGTATGAGCGGACTGAGCGGATAAGGAAGCTTAATGATGAGAATGCACGGGTTAACAAGCTTAAGGACCGAATTCGACAACTGGAACAAGAGCGTATCCAGTATAACCAAGAAGAAGTGCGTTTGCGCCATCTGGAGCAAGAGCTTCAATATGAGTCGGACTTCTATGTACAGCTTGGACAGTTAAAAGATAAATATGAAGCCTTGAATGAGATTCAGCGATATTTGGACAGTCTGAAGGCACAGATTGAGAAACTGCAGGATCAACTGGAGCAAGAGGAGGAACAGTTGCATCGGCTGGGGCGTGGGAAGAAGAAGATAGAGCGGGAGCTGCAGGATGTTCAAGATCAGAAGGTACAGAAAGAGCGGAATCTTGGTCATATGAGCAGGCAACTGGATAATACCAGAGATAAATGGAACGTGGTACAGCAAGAACTAATCGGAGGTATTCAGGAAATTCAAGATTTGAAGCGGCTTATTCCGGACATATATAACGAGGTTGTTGCTACTTATACTTCTAATCTTGCAGAATCAGCTCTTAGCAAGCGAACTACTTCTGAGTTGCAGCAAGATAAGGAGAAGGGGAAGATTCAGTTCGATTTTGCTAGACAAGAACCGGGTATTGATCCTGCAGCGCCTGATAATTATAGGGTCGTTCAGGAGGAATATGAGCGATTACAGAATGAATATAATCGGACGAAAGTGTTGTTCGAAGAGGACCAAATTCGTACCGATGAGCTGAAAAATGCGCTTGAGACGACAATTAACATGAGGGTGCTTGAGATTCGGCAGCGGTTCAGTTCTTATATGAGCTTATTCCAATTTGAAGGTGAGATTGATTGGGAATCTTATGAGGATCGCAAGCAACGTACTCATTTTAATCTATTCATCAAAGCCCGCAAGGAAGGGCATCGCGGAGCACTTGAGGATGTCAGCGTCAAAGCCAGAGGTGGGAAAGTCGGCAAGGGCGTATCCGGTGGGGAAGAATCCTTGAGCTCACTATTGTTCGCTCTAGCTTTACTGCAAAATTTGCAGACGGCTCCAGGCTTCATCGTGCTGGACGAATTCGATAGCGCACTTGACGAACAGCGCAAGCTCAAAGTATTTGATCTCTACGTACGGGAACTCAAACGCAAGCTAATCATCCTTACTCCCAAATCCCATGAACCCTCTTACTTGGAACGCTTTGACAAAGCGTATATTGTCCATCATGACCCGACCGTACCGAGGAGTAAGGTGACGGGGATAGTGAGGCGGGGAAAGTGA
- a CDS encoding HPr family phosphocarrier protein — translation MTTQTVQVMNKVGIHARPASMLVTAAGQFQSVITVNHGDKTATANSMIDLLTLRVKMNDTVTIQANGVDEKEAVDALTALIQSKFGEE, via the coding sequence ATGACAACACAAACAGTACAGGTTATGAATAAAGTTGGCATTCACGCCCGTCCAGCTTCCATGCTTGTTACCGCCGCGGGGCAATTCCAGTCCGTTATTACCGTCAACCACGGCGACAAGACTGCAACGGCAAACTCCATGATCGACCTTCTGACCCTGCGGGTAAAGATGAATGACACCGTTACAATCCAAGCAAACGGAGTTGATGAAAAAGAAGCAGTTGATGCTCTGACTGCACTGATCCAATCCAAATTTGGCGAAGAATGA
- a CDS encoding PTS sugar transporter subunit IIB: protein MKRITLVCAAGMSTNLLVTKMNIASVKEKVAVKIQAVPESEFEKYSKETDILLLGPQVRFMLPEFKAKYEPAGIKVAVINSADYGMMNGEKVLKEALAL from the coding sequence ATGAAAAGGATAACTCTAGTTTGTGCTGCTGGAATGTCCACCAATTTACTGGTGACAAAGATGAATATAGCGTCTGTAAAAGAAAAGGTGGCGGTAAAAATTCAGGCTGTACCTGAAAGTGAATTTGAAAAGTATTCTAAAGAAACAGACATTTTGCTTCTTGGGCCTCAGGTTCGTTTCATGCTGCCGGAATTCAAGGCAAAATATGAGCCGGCTGGAATCAAGGTTGCAGTCATCAACAGTGCGGATTACGGAATGATGAATGGAGAAAAGGTATTGAAGGAAGCCTTGGCACTATGA
- the rpoN gene encoding RNA polymerase factor sigma-54 codes for MDLTYQPSQIQIQRQKQILTVRMQQSLNILQMPLLELRKKISEEMIENPVLETDTDDFETGYPVGNMEGAGSAPPETADGTAVEPPLFLRDFSASAHASRSDGQIDPLSVLSEERTFSDCLLKQLSEVKTDTVTEKICRYLIASLDEGGYLRETPVEIAFELKTVDLDSIRKAIALIQHMEPAGVGASCLSECILLQLRRMNYREPALFEIADSCLYLVAENRIKKIAERLNISIADAQRYCDCIRKLNPIPSNGFKTGAGEKFIIPEAIIQVDRNGDIQIQYNDFSVQKLSINPYYRNLAEQTDDRETKAYLEAKLKRAAYLIHDVSSRKRTIERILEQIVRLQPLYFLNGPVYLKPMSMKLVADMLGLNESTVSRALQNKSILCPFGTVILKSLFTSTLSLQDDNSPLSPVGVKQKIRELIAAEDKVQPLSDQELTSELNRCGIIISRRTVAKYRDQLQVPSSSLRKRYSV; via the coding sequence ATGGATCTTACTTATCAGCCCAGCCAGATTCAAATACAAAGGCAAAAGCAGATTTTGACGGTCCGCATGCAGCAATCCCTCAACATTCTGCAAATGCCCCTGCTTGAGCTCCGCAAAAAAATCAGCGAAGAAATGATTGAAAATCCGGTATTGGAAACGGATACCGATGATTTTGAAACGGGGTACCCTGTCGGCAACATGGAGGGCGCCGGAAGTGCGCCGCCGGAAACAGCGGACGGCACAGCTGTAGAACCACCACTTTTTTTAAGGGATTTCAGCGCTTCAGCTCACGCATCCCGTTCTGACGGACAGATTGACCCACTTTCGGTTCTGTCGGAGGAGCGAACCTTTTCCGACTGTCTGCTGAAACAGCTTTCCGAGGTTAAAACCGACACGGTTACGGAAAAAATCTGCCGCTATCTCATTGCCAGCCTGGATGAAGGAGGATACCTCCGCGAAACCCCAGTGGAAATCGCCTTTGAACTAAAGACTGTGGACTTAGATTCGATCAGAAAAGCCATCGCTCTGATCCAGCACATGGAGCCTGCAGGCGTAGGTGCCTCCTGTCTGAGCGAATGCATTTTGCTACAGCTTCGGCGCATGAACTACCGCGAACCTGCACTGTTCGAAATTGCAGACAGCTGCCTTTATCTCGTTGCCGAAAATAGGATAAAAAAAATTGCTGAAAGACTGAATATTTCAATTGCAGACGCCCAGCGGTACTGCGATTGCATAAGGAAGCTGAACCCCATCCCTTCCAACGGGTTTAAAACCGGCGCAGGCGAAAAATTCATTATTCCGGAAGCCATTATCCAGGTTGACAGAAATGGGGATATCCAGATTCAATATAATGATTTTAGCGTGCAAAAGTTAAGTATCAACCCTTACTACCGGAATTTGGCGGAACAAACCGATGACCGGGAAACAAAAGCATATTTGGAAGCTAAGCTCAAGCGCGCCGCTTACCTGATCCATGACGTTTCCAGCCGAAAACGCACAATCGAAAGAATTCTGGAACAAATCGTCCGGCTGCAGCCTCTTTATTTTCTGAATGGCCCCGTGTACTTAAAACCGATGTCCATGAAGTTAGTTGCGGATATGCTTGGTCTAAACGAGTCCACTGTCAGCCGTGCCCTGCAGAATAAATCTATCCTGTGTCCCTTTGGGACGGTCATCCTGAAGTCCCTGTTTACTTCTACTCTGAGTCTTCAGGATGATAATTCCCCACTGTCGCCCGTCGGCGTCAAGCAAAAAATCAGGGAGTTGATTGCAGCGGAGGACAAGGTGCAGCCGCTTTCCGATCAGGAGCTCACCTCTGAGTTAAACCGGTGCGGAATTATAATCTCTCGAAGAACGGTCGCCAAATACAGAGACCAGCTGCAAGTTCCATCTTCATCACTGAGAAAAAGATACTCTGTATAG
- a CDS encoding sigma 54-interacting transcriptional regulator: protein MKRIDLIEEKLSRLSAEAGVTAGELAASLGLSRANVSNDLNRLCAEGKAEKYGSKPVYYRISHTAARQDAETQLNAFVRNNQSMFHCVEQAKAAVLYPPNGMHILLFGETGTGKSMFAELIYKYVKEKGYLADKAPFIVFNCADYSDNPQLLVSQLMGTKKGAYTGADSDRPGLLEKADGGILFLDEVHRLPPQGQEMLFTFMDKGIYRRLGETDAERRAKVLIICATTEDPQSNLLNTFVRRIPMIIRIPNLSERSIDERLNLISGFFTAESARLRKPISVSVNSMRSLLSYHCPNNVGQLKNDIQIICAKAYSDYASRKRSELCIISHDLPDYVRQGLGFETTHRQIWKRFIGINKRFCVFNSESHAAIWNDNDMESIYGMIDTHMQELKDAGTDETQIKNEIDRDIQLYFEKYTKISESTKDFPSIRNLVGMDIIYIVDRVLIEAEEKLNRNFEENVRYGLAVHVYSSINRIRQGRKIVNPQLNVIRKNLPAEFSVALSSLEIINEKFKVNMPIDEAGFLAVFFDLNRFHRSAKVRVIVIAHGNSTATSMAETANRLLDINYTVGINASLDENSQNVYLKLKEFLKKSPSEAGVLLLVDMGSLMNFPEDIEKELGIQTKAIPLVSTLHVIDAARKAALGYPLDYIYQETLRVNELLSEANTNLPAKDQFAKLFILTICTTGEGSAALLKNVLDSQLNYHNSMCEAISLKLTDQNDFVARLSTISKIGKILCIVSTFQVDFPVPHFNLTEVLEGSAIPSIQKLIDHEAILSKLGQTFSSMLKYGDSETVLRSIHSVIAEIEVQSGQKLLPDVLVGVLCHLGCMLDRLIGSQPISKFPQRETYIQQNKAFFYLVKKACDSLNSKFSIVVPDDEICNIMRFFAPENCENDGGDE, encoded by the coding sequence TTGAAACGAATTGATCTGATTGAAGAAAAGCTAAGCAGGCTTTCGGCAGAAGCCGGCGTTACTGCCGGAGAGCTGGCCGCCAGCCTAGGGCTGTCACGCGCCAATGTCAGCAATGATCTGAACAGACTCTGTGCAGAGGGCAAAGCGGAAAAATACGGATCAAAGCCCGTCTATTATAGGATTTCACATACTGCGGCACGGCAAGACGCTGAGACTCAGCTGAATGCGTTTGTGCGCAATAACCAAAGTATGTTTCATTGTGTGGAACAGGCTAAAGCAGCTGTGCTTTATCCACCGAACGGGATGCATATTCTGCTGTTTGGCGAAACCGGCACGGGAAAATCCATGTTTGCCGAATTAATTTACAAATACGTCAAGGAAAAGGGGTATTTGGCCGACAAAGCGCCGTTTATCGTCTTCAACTGCGCTGATTATTCAGATAACCCGCAGCTGCTGGTCAGCCAACTGATGGGCACAAAAAAAGGCGCCTATACAGGTGCCGATTCCGATAGGCCCGGGCTGTTGGAAAAGGCTGACGGGGGCATTCTATTTTTGGATGAGGTTCACCGTTTGCCGCCGCAGGGGCAGGAAATGCTTTTTACCTTTATGGACAAAGGAATTTACCGCCGGCTGGGTGAAACAGATGCGGAGCGCCGCGCCAAGGTGTTGATTATCTGTGCCACAACAGAGGATCCGCAGTCCAATCTGTTAAATACCTTTGTCCGCAGAATTCCTATGATTATCAGAATTCCGAACTTAAGTGAACGCAGCATCGATGAACGGTTGAACCTGATTAGCGGCTTTTTCACAGCTGAATCCGCCCGTTTGCGCAAACCGATTTCTGTCTCTGTCAACTCTATGCGGTCACTGCTCAGCTACCATTGTCCCAACAACGTCGGACAGCTGAAAAACGATATTCAAATCATCTGTGCGAAAGCATATTCCGACTATGCTTCGAGGAAAAGGAGTGAGCTGTGCATTATCAGCCATGACCTGCCGGATTATGTTCGGCAGGGGCTCGGTTTTGAAACAACACATCGGCAAATATGGAAGCGCTTTATAGGGATCAACAAGCGGTTTTGCGTTTTCAATAGTGAATCCCACGCTGCAATCTGGAACGATAACGACATGGAATCAATTTATGGCATGATTGATACCCATATGCAAGAATTGAAGGACGCAGGAACAGACGAAACGCAGATAAAAAATGAAATTGATCGTGACATTCAGCTGTATTTTGAAAAGTATACGAAGATTTCCGAGAGCACAAAGGATTTTCCGAGTATTCGCAATCTTGTCGGAATGGATATAATCTATATCGTTGACCGAGTTCTCATAGAAGCGGAAGAGAAGCTGAACCGGAATTTTGAAGAGAATGTCCGGTATGGCCTTGCCGTACATGTTTACAGTTCTATCAATCGGATCCGACAGGGCCGTAAAATTGTGAATCCGCAGCTTAATGTGATTCGTAAAAATCTGCCTGCCGAATTTTCGGTAGCGCTAAGCAGCCTTGAAATAATTAATGAGAAATTCAAGGTTAACATGCCGATTGACGAGGCCGGCTTCCTGGCGGTATTTTTTGATCTGAATCGATTCCATCGCAGCGCAAAAGTGCGTGTAATTGTGATTGCACACGGAAACAGTACTGCGACTTCCATGGCCGAGACTGCAAATCGGCTGCTGGACATCAATTACACCGTCGGCATCAATGCTTCTCTCGACGAAAACTCTCAAAATGTTTACTTGAAATTGAAGGAGTTTCTGAAAAAGTCCCCATCGGAGGCGGGTGTGCTGCTGTTGGTGGATATGGGTTCCCTGATGAATTTCCCGGAGGATATTGAAAAAGAACTGGGAATACAGACGAAGGCGATTCCGCTTGTCAGCACGCTGCACGTGATTGACGCGGCCAGAAAAGCCGCGCTGGGGTATCCGCTGGACTACATTTATCAGGAAACACTGCGCGTCAATGAACTACTCAGCGAGGCGAATACGAATCTGCCCGCAAAAGATCAGTTTGCCAAGCTTTTTATCCTTACCATCTGCACAACGGGAGAAGGAAGTGCGGCCCTGCTGAAAAATGTGCTTGACAGCCAGCTAAATTACCATAATTCCATGTGCGAGGCGATCTCCCTGAAGCTCACCGACCAGAACGATTTCGTTGCCCGTTTGAGCACGATCAGTAAAATCGGAAAAATCCTCTGCATTGTCAGCACGTTTCAGGTCGATTTTCCGGTGCCGCATTTCAATCTGACGGAGGTCCTGGAGGGGAGTGCGATCCCGAGCATTCAAAAACTGATTGACCACGAGGCTATACTCTCAAAATTAGGCCAAACCTTTTCCTCCATGCTGAAATACGGAGACAGTGAAACAGTCCTGAGAAGCATACACAGCGTAATTGCTGAGATTGAAGTCCAATCCGGTCAAAAGTTGCTCCCAGATGTGCTGGTCGGGGTTTTATGCCATTTGGGATGTATGCTGGATCGATTGATCGGAAGCCAGCCAATCTCAAAGTTCCCGCAAAGGGAGACGTATATTCAGCAAAACAAGGCTTTCTTTTACCTTGTCAAGAAAGCGTGCGACTCCCTCAACAGCAAGTTCTCTATTGTGGTTCCGGACGATGAGATCTGCAACATAATGAGATTTTTTGCGCCTGAAAACTGTGAAAATGATGGAGGGGACGAATAG